The following proteins come from a genomic window of Anopheles ziemanni chromosome 3, idAnoZiCoDA_A2_x.2, whole genome shotgun sequence:
- the LOC131287567 gene encoding transcription initiation factor TFIID subunit 9 has product MSILKELGVNDYEPRVINQLLEFTYRYVTCILDDAKIYANHARKKVIELDDVKLATQMILDKAFTTPPPRDVLLEIARNRNVTPLPLIKTHCGLRLPPDRYCLSACNYKLRAAQQPKRMNKSALEGRSALKTGKASSGGGSDSSGTGGSVKRPSVQSTPKTQVVSIPKPTFKFSTAAKTTPAATKTVKTSVTSNALGSTNGTSGGNGATAGGVEVKMEQDDQFGDTSSNKRKREEDDFEIVQ; this is encoded by the exons ATGTCCATCCTGAAGGAGCTGGGAGTGAACGACTACGAGCCCAGAGTTATAAATCAACTGCTTGAGTTTACTTATC GATACGTAACATGCATCCTCGACGATGCCAAGATATACGCCAATCATGCCCGCAAGAAAGTGATCGAGCTGGACGATGTGAAGCTGGCAACGCAAATGATTCTCGATAAAGCGTTCACCACTCCTCCACCGAGGGACGTTTTGCTGGAAATTGCCCGGAACCGTAATGTCACACCGTTGCCACTGATAAAAACACATTGCGGTTTGCGGTTGCCACCGGATCGTTACTGCCTATCGGCTTGCAATTACAAGCTCCGTGCCGCCCAGCAACCAAAGCGCATGAACAAATCCGCTCTTGAGGGTCGTTCAGCGCTGAAGACGGGTAAAGCTTCGTCAGGCGGAGGCTCAGACAGCTCGGGTACCGGTGGAAGCGTCAAGCGGCCTTCCGTTCAGTCCACTCCCAAGACGCAAGTGGTTAGTATTCCGAAGCCCACGTTTAAGTTTAGCACCGCAGCGAAAACAACACCGGCCGCAACGAAAACGGTAAAAACGTCGGTCACGTCCAACGCACTCGGAAGCACTAATGGAACATCCGGTGGAAATGGCGCGACGGCCGGCGGAGTGGAAGTAAAAATGGAACAAGATGATCAGTTCGGAGATACGTCAAGCAACAAACGAAAGCGCGAGGAAGATGATTTCGAAATCGTACAGTAA